A genomic segment from Bradyrhizobium diazoefficiens USDA 110 encodes:
- a CDS encoding tyrosine-protein phosphatase yields MSEPPARHLALQGASNFRDLGGYPTIDGRTTRWRHIFRSNHLGQLTADDIEIVRALGVRSAFDFRGLEERAAGVCVVNEITVHSLPIEPTVVAALRAELARGTLTAPVALELMRESYRNYVRYNTHSFRALFGHLLEDRAPLVIHCTAGKDRTGFASALILHALGVSDDVIAEDYLLTNRHYRRDASNASDLPADVLDAIGSVEASYLAAAFEAVGSDYGDLETYLRDGLKVGTAERTALKARYLQS; encoded by the coding sequence ATGTCAGAGCCCCCTGCCCGCCACCTCGCCTTGCAAGGCGCCAGCAATTTCCGCGATCTTGGTGGCTATCCGACCATCGATGGCCGCACCACGCGCTGGCGGCACATCTTCCGCTCCAACCATCTCGGTCAGCTCACCGCCGATGACATCGAAATCGTCCGCGCGCTCGGCGTCAGGAGCGCGTTCGACTTTCGCGGGCTGGAGGAGCGCGCGGCCGGTGTCTGCGTCGTGAACGAGATCACCGTGCACTCGCTGCCGATCGAGCCGACGGTTGTTGCCGCGCTGCGCGCCGAGCTCGCCCGGGGCACATTGACGGCGCCGGTTGCGCTGGAGCTGATGCGCGAGTCCTATCGCAACTATGTCCGCTACAACACGCACAGCTTTCGCGCGCTGTTCGGCCATCTGCTGGAAGACCGCGCCCCGCTCGTGATCCACTGCACCGCCGGCAAGGACCGCACCGGCTTTGCCAGCGCGCTGATCCTGCATGCGCTCGGCGTTTCCGACGACGTCATTGCCGAGGACTACCTCCTGACCAACCGGCACTACCGGCGCGATGCGTCAAACGCCTCCGATCTTCCCGCCGACGTGCTCGACGCGATCGGCTCCGTCGAGGCCTCGTACCTTGCGGCGGCTTTCGAAGCCGTCGGCAGCGACTATGGCGACCTCGAAACCTACTTGCGCGACGGGCTCAAGGTCGGCACAGCAGAGCGGACCGCACTGAAGGCGCGCTATCTGCAATCGTAG
- a CDS encoding MliC family protein, giving the protein MNRHKAIVLASTMLASGIFGMRLAGAQTFQTYRCADGTQFIVGFYDADKRAFLQIDGEPVTLAKRLTVSGARYSGAGVTLRIGKTGATTVKHLKRPVTACAMVEKPGL; this is encoded by the coding sequence ATGAACCGGCACAAGGCCATTGTCTTGGCGAGCACCATGCTGGCGAGCGGAATCTTCGGCATGCGGCTGGCCGGTGCACAGACGTTCCAGACCTACCGCTGCGCCGATGGTACGCAGTTCATCGTCGGGTTTTATGACGCGGACAAGCGCGCCTTCCTCCAGATCGACGGCGAACCCGTCACGCTCGCCAAGCGGCTGACGGTCTCGGGCGCACGCTATTCGGGGGCGGGGGTCACGCTGAGGATAGGCAAGACGGGAGCGACCACCGTCAAGCATCTGAAGCGGCCGGTCACGGCCTGCGCAATGGTCGAAAAGCCCGGGCTCTAG
- a CDS encoding DUF2735 domain-containing protein, producing MMNNGLSEGSAKIYQFPAGGRAALGGRRYGEARLPADRLSLPVNETICSGSWYHQEAVDEAKPKWDR from the coding sequence ATGATGAACAATGGTCTGAGTGAGGGATCTGCAAAGATCTATCAATTCCCCGCCGGGGGCCGCGCGGCTCTCGGAGGTCGCCGCTACGGTGAGGCCCGCCTTCCTGCCGACCGTCTCTCGCTTCCTGTGAACGAGACGATCTGCAGCGGAAGCTGGTACCATCAGGAGGCCGTCGACGAAGCCAAGCCGAAATGGGATCGCTAA
- a CDS encoding glutamine synthetase beta-grasp domain-containing protein, with protein MTKYKLEYIWLDGYTPTPNLRGKTQIKEFASFPTLEQLPLWGFDGSSTQQAEGHSSDCVLKPVAVFPDAARTNGVLVMCEVMMPDGKTPHASNKRATILDDAGAWFGFEQEYFFYKDGRPLGFPTSGYPAPQGPYYTGVGFSNVGDVARKIVEEHLDLCLAAGINHEGINAEVAKGQWEFQIFGKGSKKAADEMWMARYLMLRLTEKYGIDIEFHCKPLGDTDWNGSGMHANFSTEYMRTVGGKEYFEALMAAFDKNLMDHIAVYGPDNDKRLTGKHETAPWNKFSYGVADRGASIRVPHSFVNNGYKGYLEDRRPNSQGDPYQIASQILKTISSVPTEKKAVA; from the coding sequence ATGACCAAGTATAAGCTCGAGTACATCTGGCTCGACGGATATACGCCGACTCCGAACTTGCGCGGCAAAACTCAGATCAAGGAATTCGCGTCGTTCCCGACGCTCGAGCAGCTTCCGCTCTGGGGCTTCGATGGCTCCTCCACCCAGCAGGCCGAAGGCCACAGCTCTGATTGCGTGCTGAAGCCAGTCGCCGTCTTCCCGGACGCCGCGCGCACCAACGGCGTGCTCGTGATGTGCGAAGTCATGATGCCCGATGGCAAGACCCCGCACGCCTCCAACAAGCGCGCCACCATTCTCGACGACGCCGGCGCCTGGTTCGGCTTCGAGCAGGAATACTTCTTCTACAAGGACGGCCGTCCGCTCGGCTTCCCGACCTCCGGTTATCCGGCGCCGCAGGGCCCGTACTACACCGGCGTCGGCTTCTCGAACGTCGGCGACGTCGCCCGCAAGATCGTCGAAGAGCATCTCGACCTCTGCCTCGCGGCCGGCATCAACCATGAAGGCATCAACGCGGAAGTCGCGAAGGGCCAGTGGGAATTCCAGATCTTCGGCAAGGGCTCCAAGAAGGCCGCTGACGAAATGTGGATGGCCCGCTACCTGATGCTGCGCCTGACCGAGAAGTACGGCATCGACATCGAGTTCCACTGCAAGCCGCTTGGCGACACCGACTGGAACGGCTCCGGCATGCACGCCAACTTCTCGACCGAGTACATGCGCACGGTCGGCGGCAAGGAGTACTTCGAGGCGCTGATGGCTGCCTTCGACAAGAACCTGATGGACCACATCGCCGTCTACGGCCCGGACAACGACAAGCGTCTGACCGGCAAGCACGAGACCGCGCCGTGGAACAAGTTCAGCTACGGCGTGGCCGACCGCGGCGCTTCGATCCGCGTGCCGCACTCCTTCGTCAACAACGGCTACAAGGGCTATCTGGAAGACCGTCGCCCGAACTCGCAGGGCGACCCATACCAGATCGCTTCGCAGATCCTGAAGACGATCTCGTCCGTGCCGACCGAGAAGAAGGCGGTCGCCTAA
- a CDS encoding GrlR family regulatory protein: MFEGFYKVRFQLGDAVGRSVMHAGNGKMLGGNSAFAHIGTYEKTDDGVDIVIKTVRHNPDPNYRAMAGTDDATLLAKGRADGDLYRFKGELKELPGVPFQSVMTPITEDEVPIAGGVGEGGIADGLYSIHLRMLDGVDGGLTGVMLLNQGRILGGDAAFYYLGSYTAANGRWKGQILNQEHTPAKDDPIFGGHEVGIGFSGSYDAEQAVLEATALAGKRSLRLTAALKLMHRA; the protein is encoded by the coding sequence GTGTTTGAGGGTTTCTACAAGGTGCGGTTTCAGCTCGGCGACGCCGTTGGCCGGAGCGTGATGCATGCCGGCAATGGCAAGATGCTCGGCGGCAATTCGGCCTTCGCCCATATCGGCACCTACGAGAAGACCGATGACGGCGTCGACATCGTCATCAAGACCGTCCGCCACAACCCCGATCCGAACTACCGCGCCATGGCCGGCACCGATGACGCGACCTTGCTGGCGAAAGGCCGGGCCGACGGCGATCTCTATCGCTTCAAGGGCGAGCTGAAGGAGCTGCCGGGCGTGCCGTTCCAGTCGGTGATGACGCCGATCACGGAGGACGAGGTGCCGATCGCCGGCGGCGTCGGCGAGGGCGGCATCGCCGATGGCCTCTATTCGATCCACCTGCGCATGCTCGACGGCGTCGACGGCGGCCTCACCGGAGTGATGCTGCTCAACCAGGGTCGCATTCTCGGCGGCGATGCCGCGTTCTACTATCTCGGCAGCTACACCGCCGCGAACGGCCGCTGGAAGGGCCAGATCCTCAATCAGGAGCACACGCCGGCCAAGGACGATCCGATCTTCGGCGGCCACGAGGTCGGCATCGGCTTCTCCGGCAGCTACGACGCGGAGCAGGCGGTGCTGGAGGCAACCGCGCTTGCCGGCAAGCGCAGCCTGCGCCTGACCGCAGCGCTCAAGCTGATGCACCGCGCCTGA
- a CDS encoding substrate-binding domain-containing protein, producing the protein MEKTIRMLSTLGLMGAMRSLSSAFETASGIHVDADFAPTLALLKRLRDGEAADLVILTREGLDEMIGEGRVVAESAADLARSFVGIAVRAGQAHPDIATEAALRKTLLAARSVAYSRLGASGVYFAQLIVRMGIAAEINAKATIVEQGFTAERLVNGEADLAVQQISELKQVAGIEVVGPVPHDLQTPAVFSAGRLANAKQADAADRLLRYLASPEVVSVLRQSGLEP; encoded by the coding sequence ATGGAAAAGACCATCCGCATGCTTTCGACGCTCGGCCTGATGGGCGCGATGCGCAGCCTGTCGTCCGCGTTCGAGACCGCTAGCGGCATCCACGTCGATGCCGACTTCGCGCCGACCCTGGCGCTGCTCAAGCGGCTGCGCGACGGCGAGGCCGCCGATCTCGTCATCCTCACGCGCGAGGGGCTCGACGAGATGATCGGCGAGGGCCGCGTCGTCGCGGAGAGCGCGGCCGATCTCGCGCGCTCCTTCGTCGGCATTGCCGTGCGGGCAGGGCAGGCGCATCCCGACATTGCCACCGAAGCTGCGCTGCGCAAGACGCTGCTTGCGGCGCGGTCCGTCGCCTATTCGCGGCTGGGCGCCAGCGGCGTCTACTTCGCCCAGCTGATCGTCCGGATGGGGATCGCAGCCGAGATCAACGCCAAGGCCACCATCGTCGAACAGGGCTTTACCGCCGAGCGGCTCGTCAACGGCGAGGCGGACCTCGCCGTGCAGCAGATCAGCGAGCTGAAGCAGGTTGCCGGCATCGAGGTCGTCGGCCCGGTCCCGCACGATTTGCAGACACCGGCCGTGTTCTCCGCCGGCCGCCTGGCGAACGCGAAACAGGCCGACGCCGCGGACCGGTTGCTGCGCTACCTGGCATCGCCGGAGGTCGTGTCCGTTCTCCGTCAATCCGGACTCGAGCCTTGA
- a CDS encoding tetratricopeptide repeat protein: MRTYLLAIFLALAAPLAAHAQSADLVLCDRVAADPSDPDKPADVKGVPEVAASDVATAIKFCRQAAPSSRRAMFELGRAYAAGRQMAEAIAAWRKAADKGSSAAMVELGVLYGTGSGVAKDEAQARKLFEKAAQAGNPRGVSNLAALGGAGGAAPADPAQARALLGKAAETNAEAQYQLGLMLSEGTGGAKDDVAARALFEKAAAQNHPGALERMGAFAQEGRGGPKDKDAAKAYYERAAALGDEDAKAALERLRCPYAIKDKQGKLVTTLCF; encoded by the coding sequence ATGCGGACCTATCTTCTTGCCATTTTCCTTGCGCTTGCCGCGCCCCTCGCGGCGCATGCGCAGTCGGCCGACCTCGTCCTTTGCGACCGGGTCGCAGCCGATCCCAGCGATCCCGACAAGCCGGCCGACGTGAAGGGCGTGCCGGAGGTCGCTGCCTCCGACGTCGCGACCGCCATCAAGTTCTGCAGGCAGGCCGCGCCATCCTCGCGGCGCGCGATGTTCGAGCTCGGCCGCGCCTATGCCGCCGGCCGTCAGATGGCGGAGGCGATCGCCGCCTGGCGCAAGGCCGCCGACAAGGGATCGAGCGCGGCCATGGTCGAGCTCGGTGTGCTCTACGGCACGGGATCAGGAGTCGCGAAAGATGAGGCGCAGGCGCGAAAGCTGTTCGAGAAGGCGGCGCAGGCCGGCAATCCCCGCGGCGTCAGCAATCTTGCCGCGCTCGGCGGCGCCGGTGGCGCCGCGCCGGCCGATCCCGCGCAGGCTCGCGCGCTGCTGGGCAAGGCCGCCGAGACCAACGCGGAGGCGCAGTATCAGCTCGGCCTGATGCTCTCCGAAGGCACGGGCGGTGCGAAGGACGACGTCGCGGCGCGCGCGCTGTTCGAGAAGGCGGCCGCGCAAAACCATCCCGGCGCGCTGGAGCGGATGGGCGCCTTCGCGCAGGAAGGTCGCGGCGGGCCGAAGGACAAGGACGCCGCGAAAGCCTATTACGAGCGCGCTGCAGCGCTCGGCGACGAGGACGCCAAGGCCGCGCTGGAGCGGCTGCGCTGCCCCTACGCGATCAAGGACAAGCAGGGCAAGCTCGTCACCACGCTGTGCTTCTAA
- a CDS encoding DUF3551 domain-containing protein: MIIRNAEATVDLGPGAFPTQWSTGEHSPNEYRRTPMCRILFAAVSTILILVTVGSLSPAVADRYCLQGRRWGHPGNCQFSTLQQCRTAASGTHASCGVNPRHAFGRSRQGRQ; the protein is encoded by the coding sequence ATGATCATCCGGAACGCTGAAGCTACAGTCGACCTTGGTCCCGGTGCCTTTCCAACCCAGTGGAGCACAGGTGAGCACTCACCCAACGAGTACAGGAGGACTCCGATGTGCCGTATTCTGTTTGCTGCGGTCTCCACCATTTTGATCTTGGTCACAGTCGGATCACTCTCGCCCGCGGTCGCAGATCGCTACTGCCTACAAGGCCGCCGCTGGGGCCATCCCGGCAACTGCCAGTTCTCGACTCTCCAGCAGTGCAGGACGGCTGCCTCCGGCACACATGCGTCCTGCGGGGTCAATCCGCGCCATGCATTCGGACGCTCGCGGCAGGGCAGACAGTAG
- a CDS encoding AraC family transcriptional regulator translates to MDILTQVLDRVRLGGTLLFHFELGHPWHLELPARPYALFHYLSQGSATLALEQGEEIQMTEGDFVVITRGEPHVFYSDRRAEPLRIADIERSSPRLGFLRHGSRAKPLSTMLCGNFTVSRPMFGSVLELLPPVLLLKPTADRGWLEAILRRMMSESALERPGQGVALSRLTEVLFVEVLRSWIASLSPGQGGWIGAISDPHIGPALKLIHESPEQLWTLSDLGRRVGLGRSAFSARFTRLVGQSMHRYVIERRMAEAAFLLETSDEPIARIASRVGYETAAAFSKLFHRHHGHSPGRYRASRRADGGYAQSGNSQVHVSD, encoded by the coding sequence ATGGACATCCTCACCCAGGTGCTCGATCGGGTTCGTCTCGGCGGGACGTTGCTCTTCCACTTCGAGCTCGGCCATCCCTGGCATCTTGAGTTGCCGGCGCGCCCCTACGCCCTGTTTCACTATCTCAGCCAGGGTTCGGCGACCCTCGCGCTCGAACAGGGAGAGGAAATCCAGATGACCGAGGGCGATTTTGTCGTGATCACGCGCGGCGAGCCCCATGTGTTTTATTCGGATCGCCGGGCCGAGCCTTTGCGCATCGCGGATATCGAACGGTCGTCGCCACGCCTCGGATTCCTTCGTCACGGCAGCCGTGCAAAGCCGCTCTCGACCATGCTCTGCGGCAATTTCACGGTGTCGCGGCCGATGTTTGGCAGCGTGCTGGAGTTGCTTCCACCCGTGCTCTTGCTGAAGCCGACGGCGGACCGTGGTTGGCTTGAAGCAATCCTGCGCCGCATGATGAGCGAGTCCGCGCTCGAGCGTCCTGGCCAAGGCGTCGCGCTTTCACGACTGACGGAAGTGCTCTTTGTCGAGGTGCTGCGAAGCTGGATCGCGTCTCTCAGTCCCGGACAAGGCGGCTGGATCGGGGCCATTTCTGATCCCCATATCGGACCGGCGCTGAAGCTAATTCACGAAAGTCCGGAGCAGCTCTGGACGCTGAGCGACCTTGGCCGTCGCGTCGGGCTTGGCCGCTCGGCATTTTCGGCGCGCTTTACCAGGCTCGTCGGCCAGTCCATGCACCGTTATGTGATCGAACGCCGAATGGCGGAGGCGGCGTTTCTGCTCGAAACAAGCGATGAGCCCATCGCGCGGATTGCCAGCCGGGTTGGTTACGAGACAGCGGCGGCGTTTTCGAAGCTGTTTCACCGGCATCACGGACATTCGCCAGGCCGCTACCGAGCCTCTCGACGCGCCGACGGAGGCTACGCGCAATCGGGCAATTCGCAAGTACACGTATCCGATTGA
- a CDS encoding alpha/beta hydrolase produces MRNILLSAATVLLAGSTLVGSAQSAELPKGAAHNIVLVHGAFVDQTSWQPVADILTKKGYNVTLVENPLTSLVADVDVTKQALAKQDGRTVLVGHSWGGMVITQAGNDPKVSALVYVSAFAPEVGESLASLAKAGPPTEGGNAIHPDAKGNLYIDPKIFPSAVAADLPPEIAEHLANSQLPLNHVAFEAPVSIAAWHDKPTFDVITTKDKVIAPEAQKFFATRMKAQTTEVAGSHASLVVHAKVVAEVIEKAALVK; encoded by the coding sequence ATGCGAAATATCCTTCTCTCAGCCGCCACTGTACTCCTGGCCGGATCGACGTTGGTCGGCTCCGCCCAATCCGCCGAACTGCCCAAGGGAGCAGCGCACAACATCGTGCTCGTGCACGGCGCTTTCGTGGACCAGACGAGCTGGCAGCCGGTTGCCGATATTCTCACGAAGAAAGGCTACAACGTCACGCTCGTGGAAAATCCGCTCACCTCGCTCGTCGCTGACGTCGATGTCACCAAGCAGGCGCTGGCGAAACAGGACGGCAGGACCGTTCTGGTCGGCCACTCCTGGGGCGGTATGGTGATCACGCAAGCCGGCAACGATCCCAAGGTTTCGGCGCTGGTCTATGTGTCCGCCTTCGCGCCGGAGGTCGGCGAATCCCTGGCGTCGCTGGCAAAGGCCGGCCCGCCGACCGAAGGCGGCAACGCGATCCATCCCGACGCGAAGGGCAATCTGTACATCGATCCCAAGATTTTTCCGTCGGCCGTCGCGGCTGACCTTCCTCCGGAGATCGCTGAGCACCTGGCCAACTCGCAGCTTCCGTTGAATCACGTTGCGTTCGAAGCCCCCGTCAGCATTGCGGCCTGGCACGACAAGCCGACGTTCGATGTCATCACCACGAAGGACAAAGTCATCGCGCCCGAGGCCCAGAAATTCTTCGCGACAAGGATGAAGGCTCAGACGACGGAAGTCGCCGGCAGCCATGCCTCGCTTGTCGTGCATGCGAAGGTGGTCGCTGAGGTGATCGAAAAGGCCGCGCTCGTGAAGTGA
- a CDS encoding ATP-binding protein, with protein sequence MVMSIDSAESSDAEVFFGRFQLDKRRRQLLKDGVEVRIGSRGFDILIALTERAGELVSKRDLLFSVWRDVVVDEAVLRVHVASLRRALGEGQDGARYIVTVSGRGYSFVAPIERKRGNGLASSGYVPPPRHGRQFPSIPRLFVGRDEVVDDLCTLIVKQRFVSVVGAGGIGKTTVAGAIIRRLQAEFGDEGAVFVDLGAVDEPGLVAGAVLSAVGCPLGGAEPLAELLGFVAGKRILIVLDSCEHLLDAASHLASQLFQCTSGVCLLVTSREALNVEGEIVHLLSPLACPIDDVPSAADAMATPAVRLFMDRASSAGFEGALNDADAPVVSEICRRTDGIALAIELVASRVGTYGLRGVAGLLASHMELSLTGQRNAVPRHRTLQAMLDWSFRLLAESEQRVLSHLSIFVGLFTIEAACSVAGSGERKSAEVEIAIARLVDKSLVWVHLVGDTVFYRLPDVTRTYAAAKLVEIGEAELVSLRHALYFGAFFKAIALEQGAYADIGRYSPHIGNVRKALEWSFSKEDRSIGIELAADSAPLFLGLWLLVECRRWSGLALKAIANFGRLSHREARLQEAYAVSSLHTLGNTTEVQAAIRRGLALHEASEEALPQLRLLAGLNLFLTRLGDFEGALAAATRCRTVAELSGSLSDRIIAEWMLAAACHLAGDQVAAVAHCKCGFELETSIGRLDINLFGYDHRLRAEIALARSLWLLGSRKQARKQALEAMNEAARLAPAANYCMAVVHSVPALLWSGNTGDVADHVDRAISLAEKHSLRGHAAAAQALRGEWLFMSGRPADGVEALRQALRGLHREQLHMVIPAASRALADGLARSGRYDEARETIQSAILFAERMRQTFWMPELLRTQAQIILTSPNPDRKAAELALRRSMDSARSQRASGWELKAAVPLARSMKNRGRGADAHALLQRVFEARPEVSRSTARPLH encoded by the coding sequence ATGGTCATGAGCATCGACTCTGCCGAAAGTTCCGATGCGGAAGTATTCTTCGGTCGCTTCCAACTGGACAAGCGTCGTCGGCAACTCCTGAAGGATGGAGTTGAAGTTCGGATCGGCTCGCGCGGTTTCGACATACTGATTGCGCTGACCGAGCGCGCCGGCGAACTCGTCAGCAAACGCGACCTCCTATTCTCCGTGTGGCGTGACGTTGTCGTCGACGAGGCCGTCTTGAGAGTGCACGTGGCCTCCCTTCGCCGGGCCTTGGGCGAAGGTCAGGATGGCGCGCGCTACATCGTCACTGTTTCCGGTCGGGGCTATAGTTTTGTGGCTCCGATCGAGCGCAAACGTGGCAATGGGCTTGCATCTTCTGGATACGTTCCGCCCCCCAGGCATGGACGCCAATTCCCGTCGATCCCCAGATTGTTCGTTGGACGGGACGAAGTCGTCGACGACCTCTGTACGCTCATCGTGAAGCAGCGTTTTGTCAGCGTCGTTGGAGCTGGCGGTATCGGCAAGACTACCGTGGCCGGGGCTATCATTCGCCGGCTACAAGCCGAATTTGGCGATGAAGGCGCCGTTTTTGTCGATTTGGGCGCGGTTGACGAACCTGGCCTAGTCGCTGGGGCGGTTCTCTCCGCGGTCGGCTGCCCGCTCGGAGGAGCCGAGCCCCTTGCGGAACTTCTGGGGTTCGTTGCCGGTAAGCGAATTCTAATCGTGCTGGATAGTTGCGAACATCTTCTCGATGCGGCCTCGCATTTGGCCAGCCAACTGTTTCAGTGTACTTCCGGCGTTTGTCTGCTTGTCACGTCGAGGGAAGCATTGAACGTCGAGGGCGAGATTGTGCACCTTCTCAGCCCTCTTGCTTGCCCAATCGACGACGTTCCGAGCGCCGCGGATGCCATGGCGACCCCGGCAGTGAGGCTGTTTATGGATAGAGCCTCATCCGCTGGTTTCGAGGGGGCGCTGAATGACGCTGATGCGCCGGTCGTTTCTGAAATATGTCGCCGTACCGATGGCATCGCGCTGGCGATCGAACTGGTCGCCAGCCGAGTGGGGACCTATGGCCTTCGGGGTGTTGCGGGTCTGCTGGCCAGCCATATGGAGCTGTCACTGACAGGCCAGCGAAACGCTGTCCCACGACACCGCACGCTCCAGGCGATGCTCGATTGGAGCTTCAGGTTGCTTGCCGAAAGCGAACAGCGTGTTCTTTCCCATCTTTCCATATTTGTCGGTCTGTTCACGATTGAGGCTGCCTGCTCCGTTGCCGGAAGTGGGGAGCGAAAAAGCGCCGAAGTCGAGATCGCGATTGCGAGGTTGGTGGACAAATCGCTCGTCTGGGTTCATCTGGTCGGTGATACCGTGTTCTATCGTTTACCCGATGTGACGCGCACGTATGCTGCGGCCAAGCTCGTGGAAATCGGGGAGGCTGAACTGGTTTCCCTGCGCCACGCGCTCTATTTCGGTGCTTTTTTCAAGGCAATCGCGCTCGAGCAGGGGGCTTACGCTGACATCGGACGTTATTCGCCTCACATCGGAAACGTGCGGAAGGCACTCGAGTGGAGCTTCTCAAAAGAGGATCGCTCGATCGGCATCGAGCTTGCCGCAGATTCCGCTCCTTTGTTTCTCGGTCTGTGGTTGCTGGTCGAGTGCCGGCGTTGGTCGGGGTTGGCACTGAAAGCGATTGCGAATTTCGGCCGACTCTCGCATCGAGAGGCACGCTTGCAGGAGGCATATGCAGTCTCGTCACTGCATACCTTGGGTAATACGACCGAAGTTCAGGCCGCCATACGGCGCGGGCTGGCACTTCACGAGGCGAGCGAAGAAGCATTGCCACAGCTGCGACTGTTGGCCGGACTCAACCTTTTCCTCACAAGGCTCGGCGACTTTGAAGGAGCATTGGCTGCAGCGACGAGATGCAGAACTGTAGCCGAGCTAAGCGGTTCATTGAGCGACAGAATTATCGCCGAATGGATGCTGGCGGCGGCTTGCCACCTCGCTGGCGATCAAGTCGCCGCGGTGGCGCATTGCAAGTGCGGTTTCGAGCTGGAGACGTCAATTGGTCGGCTCGACATCAATCTGTTTGGATATGATCACCGTCTGCGCGCCGAGATCGCACTGGCACGTTCTCTATGGTTGCTGGGCTCCCGCAAGCAAGCTCGCAAGCAGGCGCTTGAGGCGATGAACGAGGCAGCTCGGTTGGCCCCGGCGGCGAACTATTGCATGGCGGTGGTCCACTCCGTCCCGGCGCTGCTGTGGAGCGGGAACACCGGTGACGTTGCCGACCATGTCGATCGTGCAATCTCACTGGCTGAGAAGCATTCTCTCCGAGGTCATGCAGCAGCCGCTCAGGCTCTGAGGGGAGAGTGGCTTTTCATGAGCGGGAGGCCCGCCGACGGCGTCGAGGCGCTGCGCCAGGCGCTGAGAGGGCTCCACCGTGAGCAACTTCACATGGTCATACCGGCGGCATCCCGCGCGCTCGCCGATGGACTTGCTCGAAGCGGAAGGTATGACGAGGCGCGCGAGACCATTCAATCGGCAATTCTATTTGCGGAGCGGATGCGCCAGACGTTCTGGATGCCGGAATTGCTACGCACGCAGGCGCAAATCATCCTGACGAGCCCAAATCCCGACCGCAAGGCAGCAGAGCTGGCGCTTCGGCGATCGATGGATAGTGCAAGAAGCCAACGAGCATCAGGGTGGGAGCTGAAGGCCGCTGTTCCGCTGGCGCGGTCAATGAAAAATCGAGGCAGAGGAGCTGATGCGCACGCGCTGCTTCAACGGGTCTTCGAGGCACGTCCAGAAGTATCGAGGTCGACTGCCCGTCCCTTGCATTGA
- a CDS encoding SDR family NAD(P)-dependent oxidoreductase, whose amino-acid sequence MKQRGRIALVTGGSRGLGRNTVLNLARRGVDVMFTYHSAVAEAEMVTREVEQMGRRARALQLDVGRTSTFETFVSQVREALGEIGAIRFDYLVNNAGISHHNSLEKTTEAELDDIYRVNFKGVFFLTQKLLPLMNDGGRIVNLSSGLARIIIPGSGPYGALKAAIDVLTRYQAKEFAPRGIAVNAVAPGAVQTDFSGGMVRDNPELNKQVAGMTALGRAGVPDDIGPMIASLLSDDNRWVNAQRIEVSGGMAI is encoded by the coding sequence ATGAAGCAGCGGGGAAGAATTGCGTTGGTCACCGGCGGAAGCCGAGGCCTCGGGCGAAACACGGTGCTCAATCTCGCACGGCGAGGCGTCGATGTCATGTTCACCTACCATTCGGCCGTCGCCGAGGCCGAAATGGTCACGCGAGAGGTCGAGCAAATGGGGCGCAGAGCGAGGGCCTTGCAACTCGACGTCGGACGAACGAGTACATTCGAAACCTTCGTCTCGCAAGTTCGAGAGGCACTGGGCGAAATTGGCGCGATCCGTTTCGACTATCTCGTCAACAATGCCGGTATTTCCCACCATAATTCACTTGAGAAGACGACCGAAGCAGAGCTCGACGACATATACCGAGTGAACTTCAAAGGCGTCTTCTTTCTCACCCAAAAATTGCTTCCATTGATGAATGACGGTGGCCGGATCGTGAACCTCTCGAGCGGGCTCGCACGGATCATCATTCCCGGAAGCGGTCCCTACGGCGCGCTGAAGGCCGCAATCGATGTGTTGACCCGCTACCAGGCAAAGGAATTCGCCCCTCGCGGGATTGCCGTCAACGCGGTGGCTCCAGGTGCGGTACAGACAGATTTCAGCGGAGGGATGGTCCGGGACAATCCGGAACTTAACAAGCAGGTTGCCGGGATGACGGCCCTTGGCCGGGCTGGCGTTCCCGATGACATCGGCCCGATGATCGCATCGTTGCTGTCTGACGATAATCGCTGGGTCAATGCGCAGCGGATCGAGGTTTCTGGAGGCATGGCGATTTAG